In Nitratiruptor sp. YY09-18, a single window of DNA contains:
- a CDS encoding HlyD family secretion protein, translating into MKIVQKYWVGFFALALFIVAALLIYIKLHPKELPPNLIEGVGRFDGDLVNLNTKYPGRVARIFFDDGDAIKKGDVIAVLESKEFQKQKEALQKQIEAKQKELKVKEIELRINETKIPELLKKAILAFRAKEKQLQELQSAIASQKEVAAQDQKDYLRIKDLYKKRLIQRHKLEEITLKYKTDRNKLQALKAKKAQLLQAIAIARSDVVDAKAAQKSLDALREAVAGLKKGIEALKAQKGQIEAIIAELTLKSPLDGYVVEKIANSGEVLGAGMPIATLIDPKTLYLKIYVDTLSNGKIKLHDKAVIFLDAYPNRPIAAEVVRIAQKAEFTPKEVAVRSDRIQRVYAVHLKPLKPDPLLKLGLPAIGVISLDGKGLPKSLDEIPEL; encoded by the coding sequence ATGAAAATAGTCCAAAAATATTGGGTTGGCTTTTTTGCTTTAGCTCTTTTTATAGTAGCTGCACTGCTTATTTATATCAAACTCCACCCAAAAGAGTTGCCACCAAACTTAATCGAAGGGGTTGGGAGATTTGATGGCGATCTTGTCAATCTCAATACTAAATATCCTGGGAGAGTGGCAAGGATATTCTTCGATGATGGAGATGCAATCAAAAAAGGTGATGTAATAGCTGTTTTAGAGAGCAAAGAGTTTCAAAAGCAAAAAGAGGCTCTTCAAAAGCAGATAGAAGCAAAGCAAAAAGAGCTCAAAGTCAAAGAGATTGAGCTTAGAATCAATGAGACGAAGATTCCCGAGCTTCTTAAAAAAGCCATATTAGCTTTTCGAGCAAAAGAGAAGCAGCTCCAAGAGCTCCAAAGCGCTATAGCTTCGCAAAAGGAGGTCGCAGCACAAGATCAGAAAGACTATCTGCGTATCAAAGATCTCTATAAAAAAAGGCTGATCCAAAGACACAAATTGGAAGAGATTACACTTAAATACAAAACAGATAGAAACAAGCTGCAAGCACTCAAAGCAAAAAAAGCACAACTTCTCCAAGCCATCGCTATCGCTAGAAGCGATGTAGTGGATGCAAAGGCTGCTCAAAAGAGTCTCGATGCTTTACGTGAGGCGGTTGCAGGGCTCAAAAAAGGGATCGAAGCTCTCAAAGCACAAAAAGGACAGATCGAAGCTATCATCGCAGAGCTTACTCTCAAAAGTCCCCTGGATGGATATGTGGTGGAAAAAATTGCAAATAGTGGCGAAGTATTGGGTGCTGGTATGCCAATAGCAACGCTCATCGATCCAAAAACACTCTATCTCAAAATATATGTCGATACGCTCTCCAACGGCAAAATCAAGCTACACGATAAGGCAGTGATATTTTTGGATGCCTATCCCAATAGACCAATTGCGGCTGAGGTGGTACGCATAGCGCAAAAAGCAGAATTTACTCCCAAAGAGGTAGCTGTAAGGAGTGACAGGATCCAAAGGGTCTATGCAGTACATCTCAAGCCTCTCAAGCCAGATCCTTTGCTAAAACTCGGACTTCCAGCAATCGGAGTCATATCTCTTGATGGAAAAGGACTTCCAAAATCACTCGATGAGATTCCGGAGCTTTGA
- a CDS encoding patatin-like phospholipase family protein — MKKIALVLGSGGARGYAHIGAIEELAKHFEITAISGASMGALIGGLWAAGKLDEYKEWVLGLDAFDVMKLLDFSFDKRGLVGGDRVMRKLRQIMGDVKIEDLSINYTAVATDLKRNREVWFQEGDLLEAIRASIAIPSFFTPIEKEGMLLVDGGILNPLPVAPTMASPSDLTIAVSLLGEGEPPKVKIPNEVIQKESKLEVIANDMVEKARKIFEDKQDEYHLFDIIDMTIDSMQRTLSNYRIGGYPPDVLIEIPKSIAGTLDFHKAYEIIEIGRQKTQEVLKDLV; from the coding sequence ATGAAAAAGATCGCTTTAGTACTTGGTAGCGGGGGAGCGCGAGGATATGCCCATATTGGCGCTATAGAGGAGCTTGCGAAGCATTTTGAGATTACTGCTATTAGTGGTGCTTCTATGGGTGCTCTCATTGGAGGTCTTTGGGCTGCTGGAAAATTGGATGAATATAAAGAGTGGGTTTTGGGGCTTGATGCATTTGATGTGATGAAGCTTTTAGATTTTTCCTTTGATAAGCGCGGTCTTGTGGGCGGAGATCGTGTGATGAGAAAACTTAGGCAGATTATGGGAGATGTCAAAATAGAAGATCTTTCTATCAATTATACAGCTGTTGCTACTGATCTTAAGCGCAATAGGGAGGTATGGTTCCAAGAAGGTGATCTCTTGGAAGCTATCCGCGCTTCTATTGCTATTCCTTCCTTTTTTACGCCTATTGAAAAAGAGGGAATGCTTTTAGTAGATGGAGGTATTTTGAATCCGTTGCCAGTAGCCCCTACTATGGCATCTCCTAGTGATTTAACTATAGCAGTATCGTTGCTTGGAGAAGGAGAACCGCCAAAGGTTAAAATACCGAATGAGGTAATACAAAAAGAGTCGAAGCTTGAGGTAATTGCAAATGATATGGTAGAAAAGGCGAGAAAAATTTTTGAAGATAAACAAGATGAGTATCATCTTTTTGATATTATCGATATGACCATTGATTCTATGCAAAGAACCCTTTCAAACTACCGCATTGGCGGCTATCCTCCAGATGTATTGATTGAGATACCAAAAAGCATCGCTGGAACACTTGATTTTCATAAAGCTTATGAGATCATTGAGATTGGACGACAAAAGACTCAAGAAGTATTAAAGGATCTAGTATGA
- a CDS encoding TetR/AcrR family transcriptional regulator: MKEILKLKVQATKRKIFLEEISNLIEKEGFAQLKMQDIAKYLGISVGALYKIFASKEDLFLAYVEYQIKKFHALLKEHTKNIEDPLQCLQIYVRLKFEVFQQKRRAIEDPLMGDPFYFLKMEKRQYALIEPIHKMVASWFAKMHVHKPLKEENFLKLAYLFNSFTNGYVEYWLIHGEDLRPTKVVELFLQGVQQ, translated from the coding sequence ATGAAAGAGATACTAAAGCTTAAAGTCCAAGCAACAAAACGCAAGATATTTCTTGAAGAGATCTCCAATTTGATCGAAAAAGAGGGATTTGCACAGCTCAAAATGCAAGATATTGCCAAATATCTTGGAATATCAGTGGGGGCATTGTATAAGATTTTTGCTTCTAAAGAGGATCTCTTTTTAGCTTACGTTGAGTATCAGATAAAGAAGTTTCATGCATTGCTCAAAGAGCACACAAAAAATATCGAAGATCCTCTACAGTGTCTACAAATTTATGTGAGGTTGAAATTTGAGGTATTTCAACAAAAAAGAAGAGCGATTGAAGATCCATTGATGGGTGATCCGTTCTATTTTCTCAAAATGGAAAAGAGACAATATGCTCTTATTGAGCCAATTCATAAAATGGTTGCATCGTGGTTTGCGAAGATGCATGTGCATAAGCCTTTGAAAGAGGAGAACTTTTTGAAGCTCGCATATCTCTTTAACTCTTTTACTAACGGTTATGTAGAGTATTGGCTCATCCATGGTGAGGATCTGCGCCCAACAAAAGTTGTGGAGCTCTTTTTGCAAGGTGTGCAACAATGA
- a CDS encoding HlyD family secretion protein: MSKKIGSIIIILLLIFFGWLGFDYLHYRKVNAVSDAAFIKSDDLALLSFKVGGKVIAMNKNEHQKIKKGEVLAQIDPTDFLKAKEKLMHKKEALEKKIEALQLKRVRVQKNLTLQSLIADQEIEALGKEIAAKNAQCEALGAKLEKIAKDEQRFKVLLQKRLIAREKYETIHTQRVALQKELKAMQKAIEALHIKQQELGNRAKIAKNQKNSIKELAKQIASLTKEKAALASTIDELNLKISYTKLFAPFDGVIAKKFFDAPKVIKKGSPVYAITDPMKLYCEVLLSEKKMHGVKPGNSVKIEVDAVPDKTYNGVVESIAPTSAATFSLVPRDIASGEFTKLDQRFKVRIKLDNIEGLRAGMGATVAIERR; encoded by the coding sequence ATGAGCAAAAAGATCGGCTCAATTATAATCATTTTACTTCTAATCTTTTTTGGATGGCTTGGATTTGATTATCTGCACTATAGAAAAGTCAATGCTGTCAGTGACGCAGCATTTATCAAAAGTGATGATCTAGCACTGCTTAGTTTCAAAGTTGGTGGCAAAGTGATTGCAATGAATAAAAATGAGCACCAAAAGATCAAAAAAGGTGAAGTGCTAGCGCAAATTGATCCTACCGACTTTCTGAAAGCAAAAGAGAAATTAATGCATAAAAAAGAGGCACTTGAAAAAAAGATAGAGGCTTTGCAGCTTAAGCGCGTAAGAGTGCAAAAAAACCTTACTCTCCAAAGCCTGATAGCAGATCAAGAGATAGAGGCTCTTGGTAAAGAGATAGCAGCAAAAAATGCACAATGCGAGGCTTTGGGGGCAAAACTGGAAAAAATTGCAAAAGATGAGCAGCGTTTCAAAGTCCTCTTGCAAAAAAGACTTATAGCAAGAGAAAAATATGAGACTATCCATACGCAAAGAGTTGCACTCCAAAAAGAGCTCAAAGCGATGCAAAAAGCTATAGAAGCACTGCACATCAAGCAGCAAGAGCTAGGCAACAGAGCAAAAATTGCAAAAAACCAAAAAAATTCTATCAAAGAGCTTGCTAAACAGATCGCATCACTCACAAAAGAGAAAGCCGCCCTGGCTAGCACAATCGATGAACTCAATCTCAAAATCTCCTACACAAAGCTCTTTGCTCCATTTGATGGAGTTATTGCCAAGAAGTTTTTTGATGCTCCAAAAGTGATCAAAAAAGGTAGTCCTGTCTATGCTATTACAGATCCTATGAAGCTTTACTGCGAAGTGCTGCTTTCAGAAAAAAAGATGCACGGAGTTAAACCCGGCAATAGCGTAAAAATAGAAGTAGATGCAGTGCCGGATAAAACATATAATGGTGTTGTTGAATCGATTGCTCCTACATCTGCAGCCACTTTTAGCTTGGTGCCTCGCGATATAGCAAGCGGCGAGTTCACGAAGCTCGACCAGCGCTTCAAAGTACGCATAAAGCTTGATAATATCGAAGGACTTCGTGCAGGTATGGGTGCAACTGTGGCAATAGAGAGGAGATAG